One stretch of Dokdonia sp. Hel_I_53 DNA includes these proteins:
- a CDS encoding MerR family transcriptional regulator: protein MKNVVKTKFSIKDLESLSGIKAHTIRIWEKRYSLLEPQRTATNIRTYSLNDLQKLLNVVFLTENGYKISKIANKTTSEISALVSVIVSELSAASENHAINSFKIAMMNFDQNLFHKTYNSLVETKDFETIFYESFLPLLHEIGLLWQTDTINPSHEHFIFNLIKQKILINIEKKQHSTPCTQEQTFALFLPENEIHELGLLFLNYELISNGYKVIYLGQSIMLSNLKYLYLNHPRLSFAAYFTVAPEIDKIEDYFNEFNNLFGTQKLDLYILGALTSKIDESSIPDNVYLMMSIREFVNVIQKKLPIYA, encoded by the coding sequence ATGAAAAATGTAGTGAAAACCAAATTTAGCATTAAAGATCTCGAAAGTTTGAGTGGGATTAAAGCGCATACCATACGTATATGGGAAAAACGTTATAGCTTATTAGAGCCTCAACGTACAGCTACTAATATTAGAACATACTCTTTAAATGATTTACAAAAGCTGCTCAATGTAGTATTTCTTACAGAGAACGGTTATAAAATCTCTAAGATTGCAAATAAAACTACTTCTGAAATCTCAGCACTTGTTTCTGTCATCGTCTCAGAACTCAGTGCAGCCAGTGAAAATCACGCGATCAATTCATTCAAAATAGCGATGATGAATTTTGATCAAAATCTATTTCACAAGACTTATAATAGTTTAGTAGAAACAAAAGATTTTGAAACTATTTTTTATGAATCCTTTCTGCCTTTACTCCACGAGATTGGTCTTCTCTGGCAAACAGATACAATTAATCCTTCTCACGAGCACTTTATATTTAATCTAATTAAACAAAAGATACTTATAAATATAGAAAAGAAACAACATAGTACCCCTTGTACTCAAGAGCAAACATTTGCGCTATTTCTTCCAGAAAATGAGATACATGAACTAGGCTTATTATTTCTTAACTATGAATTGATATCAAATGGTTACAAAGTCATTTATTTAGGTCAAAGCATCATGTTATCTAACCTTAAATATCTTTACTTAAATCATCCTCGCCTATCATTTGCCGCGTATTTTACTGTAGCCCCAGAAATTGACAAAATAGAGGACTATTTTAATGAATTTAACAATCTCTTTGGTACTCAAAAATTAGACCTATATATATTGGGTGCTCTTACCTCTAAAATTGATGAATCTTCAATTCCTGATAATGTTTACTTAATGATGAGCATCCGGGAATTTGTAAATGTGATTCAAAAGAAACTTCCTATATATGCCTAA
- a CDS encoding gliding motility-associated C-terminal domain-containing protein, translated as MLKSTRCILQGLLLVCIIVTPVFSVSAQIAIGQPSINIFQGACATSSFNSYDVSFSFNPSSGLDASNQFIVELSDGNGNFDDPAFEAFRSNPGAIVDSPATVSISIPEDARGDGYRLRVKSTSPVASSVPSDPFSAYFKLHDTPFTINNLEDTATFCPSSGYLLTIDDPGLDGAISPLTYNSLEFNWFRVIDDTNSQWVATGDTYLVDEEGTYFAETDYGPCSSDSFSNRVTVTFATNGEPATANISSSLGTLFCSNGEGTTLTTVNGDSYEWFRNDQLIQGANDNTLQTNDSGSYAVIVTSNGCVAVGSIDIESLSGSTMLDVNDINFIQAGESLQVSVITELDNPQYEWFFNDEIIPSATTMTYSANQVGNYKVVVTATGDCDLIVELFFELRVVVDADNIPNVISPNGDGINDTWMIPAEYLSGSNAEVLIVSSSGKKVLETKEYLNNWPEDMEQIGSGNQVFYYVITPQEKESIKGSITIIN; from the coding sequence ATGTTAAAATCTACCCGGTGTATACTTCAAGGGCTTTTACTGGTGTGCATTATTGTCACACCAGTTTTTTCTGTTAGTGCTCAAATCGCTATTGGACAACCTAGTATAAATATTTTTCAAGGTGCTTGCGCAACGTCATCTTTTAACTCCTATGATGTAAGTTTTTCTTTTAACCCTTCAAGTGGTTTAGATGCTTCAAATCAATTCATAGTTGAATTATCAGATGGTAATGGAAATTTTGACGACCCTGCTTTTGAAGCTTTTAGGTCAAACCCTGGTGCTATTGTTGATTCTCCAGCAACCGTTTCCATTTCAATACCAGAAGATGCTAGAGGTGACGGATATAGGCTAAGGGTGAAAAGTACATCTCCAGTCGCATCTAGTGTTCCATCCGATCCTTTCTCAGCGTACTTTAAGTTGCACGACACACCTTTTACTATTAATAACTTAGAAGATACGGCCACTTTTTGTCCATCATCTGGTTATTTGTTAACTATAGATGATCCGGGGCTTGATGGGGCCATATCCCCATTAACATATAATAGTTTAGAATTTAATTGGTTTCGCGTCATTGATGATACAAACTCACAATGGGTAGCAACAGGTGATACGTATTTGGTAGATGAAGAAGGAACCTATTTTGCAGAAACTGATTATGGACCCTGTAGTTCAGATTCATTTTCTAATAGAGTTACGGTGACATTTGCTACTAATGGAGAACCTGCGACCGCTAATATAAGTTCTAGTTTGGGAACTCTTTTTTGTTCTAATGGGGAAGGTACAACGCTTACTACGGTCAATGGTGATAGTTATGAGTGGTTCAGAAATGATCAACTCATACAGGGAGCAAATGATAATACGTTGCAAACTAATGACTCTGGGAGTTATGCTGTGATTGTTACTTCTAATGGCTGTGTGGCTGTAGGAAGTATTGATATAGAAAGTTTGAGTGGAAGTACTATGCTTGATGTTAATGATATTAATTTTATTCAAGCTGGTGAATCTTTACAAGTTTCTGTGATTACAGAACTCGATAATCCTCAATATGAATGGTTTTTTAATGATGAAATCATCCCGAGTGCTACAACAATGACTTACAGCGCTAACCAAGTGGGTAACTATAAGGTCGTCGTTACCGCTACAGGCGATTGTGATTTAATAGTAGAGCTATTTTTTGAACTACGTGTTGTTGTAGATGCAGACAATATTCCTAATGTAATTTCTCCCAATGGCGATGGAATAAATGACACTTGGATGATTCCAGCAGAATATTTAAGTGGATCAAATGCCGAAGTGCTTATAGTGAGTAGTTCTGGAAAGAAAGTACTTGAGACAAAAGAATATTTAAATAATTGGCCTGAGGATATGGAGCAAATAGGTTCTGGGAATCAAGTTTTTTATTACGTAATTACTCCACAAGAAAAAGAATCTATTAAGGGATCCATTACAATTATCAATTAA
- a CDS encoding PorP/SprF family type IX secretion system membrane protein: MKNNLLHILLVFLYAATMQGQEESSAIALDLPARNSLMFGKYIISPTLSFAREENKYISINNKRELVQAGDAPQTYLASFSGRFTEKIGAGLGLFQRNFGVFTTFGGIANVAYNAQLASESNLTFGLNLAAYSSSVNSGNVVSTSDDPSINNIPSSFITTISPGVNYGGGFMDVGVTINNLVTYDVSNSELLKEQTRRGIQGHVMYTGFLDTYGFLDNSKFSALGRAEIQEDTSIFSGTVMLTVPKGFWVQGGYNTVFGASAGVGLNVTSQIALEYNYEKSLGGFVGLGSTHEFTLAFMLPTQNSFDFRKKRITGLLNFEKNRRRSFSKKKRLARNTPSKPRVPAQTEEAVDFDAQARIAQEERLAEEARLAEEARLAEEARLAEQAQLSEEARLAEEARLAEEARLAEEARLAEQAQLSEEARLAEEARLAEEARLAEEARLAEQAQLSEEARLAEEARLAEEARLAEEARLAEEARLAEQAQLSEEARLAEEARLAEEARLAEEARLAEQAQLSEEARLAEEARLAEEARLAEEARLAEEARLAEEARLAEETRLAEESRLAEEARLAEEARLAEEARLAEEARLAEESRLAEEARLAEEARLAEESRLAEETRLAEEARLAEEARLAEETRLAEEARLAEESRLAEERRLAEEARLAEEARLAEETRLAEEARLAEESRLAEETRLAEEARLAEEARLAEEARLAEEAKEAEINPTDNLGQNIKNLTEQTETAQESQDNLLNRLAEVVDSKDEDLRDLKEANDLSEKGIFVAPKPFKSVSQENAEIAALQTELDQAISSQSSKISELERLLRERTKEFSGDDATNAYYRKAITDLKLDRELTQAAKADLVASLERIKEATQFERSRRIKRAAFNNEEDRFQQDQASLRVLKANTPVVNTPYTSEDFDFGDQESGITRRFSNVENIDSGYYIVLATHGNAKDRDEFVKKVIASGYSQVNYFYNIDTSKYYIYIDKVDSIAGANDKLSIKNEAPFAEKVSIIQIDN; this comes from the coding sequence TTGAAAAATAACCTCCTCCATATACTTTTAGTTTTTCTTTACGCTGCAACAATGCAGGGTCAAGAAGAGTCTAGTGCGATTGCTCTAGATTTACCAGCTCGTAATTCATTAATGTTTGGTAAATACATTATTAGTCCAACTTTAAGTTTTGCAAGAGAGGAGAATAAGTACATCTCTATTAACAATAAAAGAGAATTAGTACAGGCAGGCGATGCTCCTCAAACGTATTTGGCAAGTTTTTCGGGTAGATTCACAGAAAAGATTGGTGCAGGTTTAGGCCTATTTCAAAGAAATTTTGGTGTTTTTACAACATTTGGAGGAATTGCAAATGTTGCTTATAACGCACAACTTGCTTCAGAGAGTAATTTGACTTTTGGTCTTAATTTAGCTGCATATAGCAGTAGTGTGAATTCGGGTAATGTAGTCTCTACAAGTGATGATCCATCAATAAATAATATACCTTCTAGTTTTATAACCACTATAAGTCCAGGTGTTAACTACGGAGGAGGATTCATGGATGTTGGGGTTACTATAAATAATCTTGTTACTTATGATGTAAGTAATTCAGAATTACTCAAGGAGCAAACCCGGCGAGGAATTCAGGGACATGTAATGTATACTGGTTTTTTAGATACTTATGGTTTTTTAGATAATAGTAAGTTTTCTGCATTAGGTAGAGCAGAAATACAGGAGGATACATCCATTTTTTCTGGTACTGTGATGTTGACTGTTCCAAAAGGTTTTTGGGTTCAAGGTGGTTATAACACAGTTTTTGGTGCGTCTGCTGGTGTCGGTCTCAATGTCACATCCCAAATTGCATTAGAATACAATTATGAAAAATCATTGGGAGGTTTTGTCGGGTTAGGTTCTACACATGAATTTACACTTGCTTTCATGCTTCCTACTCAGAATTCTTTTGATTTTAGAAAGAAGCGTATTACTGGACTGTTAAATTTTGAGAAAAATAGAAGGAGATCTTTTAGTAAAAAGAAACGCTTAGCGCGAAATACCCCAAGCAAGCCAAGAGTGCCTGCTCAAACTGAAGAAGCTGTTGATTTTGATGCACAAGCACGTATTGCTCAGGAGGAAAGACTAGCTGAAGAAGCACGACTAGCTGAAGAGGCAAGATTGGCTGAAGAAGCACGACTAGCGGAGCAAGCTCAATTATCAGAGGAAGCAAGATTGGCTGAAGAAGCAAGACTAGCAGAGGAAGCAAGATTGGCTGAAGAGGCACGACTAGCGGAGCAAGCTCAATTATCAGAGGAAGCAAGATTGGCTGAAGAAGCAAGACTAGCTGAAGAGGCAAGATTGGCTGAAGAGGCACGACTAGCGGAGCAAGCTCAATTATCAGAGGAAGCAAGATTGGCTGAAGAAGCAAGACTAGCAGAAGAAGCTAGATTAGCTGAAGAGGCAAGATTGGCTGAAGAGGCACGACTAGCGGAGCAAGCTCAATTATCAGAGGAAGCAAGACTAGCAGAAGAAGCTAGATTAGCTGAAGAGGCAAGATTGGCTGAAGAGGCACGACTAGCGGAGCAAGCTCAATTATCAGAGGAAGCAAGATTGGCTGAAGAAGCAAGACTAGCAGAAGAAGCTAGATTAGCTGAAGAAGCAAGACTAGCCGAAGAGGCAAGACTAGCTGAGGAAGCAAGATTGGCCGAAGAAACAAGATTGGCCGAAGAATCAAGACTAGCAGAAGAGGCAAGACTAGCAGAGGAGGCTAGATTGGCTGAAGAAGCACGACTAGCTGAGGAAGCAAGATTGGCCGAAGAATCAAGACTAGCAGAAGAAGCAAGGTTAGCTGAAGAAGCGAGACTAGCCGAAGAATCAAGACTAGCAGAAGAAACAAGGTTAGCTGAAGAAGCAAGGTTAGCTGAAGAAGCGAGACTAGCAGAGGAGACGAGGTTAGCTGAAGAAGCAAGACTAGCTGAAGAATCAAGGTTGGCTGAAGAAAGAAGGTTAGCTGAAGAAGCAAGGTTAGCTGAAGAAGCGAGACTAGCAGAGGAGACGAGGTTAGCTGAAGAAGCAAGACTAGCTGAAGAATCAAGACTAGCAGAAGAAACAAGGTTAGCTGAAGAAGCAAGGTTAGCTGAAGAAGCAAGGTTAGCTGAAGAAGCAAGACTAGCTGAGGAAGCAAAAGAAGCCGAGATAAATCCTACAGATAATTTAGGTCAAAATATAAAGAACTTAACAGAACAAACAGAAACAGCACAAGAGTCTCAGGATAATCTATTAAACCGTTTAGCCGAAGTGGTAGACTCTAAGGATGAAGATCTAAGAGACCTTAAGGAAGCAAATGATTTAAGTGAGAAAGGTATTTTTGTGGCCCCAAAACCATTTAAAAGTGTTTCTCAAGAAAATGCTGAAATTGCAGCATTACAAACAGAATTAGATCAAGCAATTAGTTCGCAGAGTAGTAAAATTTCTGAACTAGAGCGCTTATTAAGAGAGAGAACAAAGGAATTTTCTGGTGATGATGCAACAAATGCGTATTATAGAAAGGCAATCACAGATCTTAAATTAGATCGAGAATTAACTCAGGCAGCAAAAGCAGATCTAGTGGCTTCATTAGAACGAATTAAGGAAGCAACTCAATTTGAGCGATCAAGAAGAATTAAGAGAGCTGCCTTTAATAATGAGGAGGATAGATTCCAGCAAGATCAAGCCTCTCTCAGAGTGCTCAAGGCAAATACACCTGTTGTTAATACGCCTTACACTAGTGAAGATTTTGATTTCGGAGATCAAGAAAGCGGTATTACACGTCGTTTTAGTAACGTGGAAAATATTGATAGCGGATACTATATAGTATTAGCAACACATGGCAATGCTAAGGACAGAGATGAGTTTGTTAAAAAAGTAATTGCATCTGGCTACAGTCAAGTGAATTACTTCTATAATATTGACACAAGTAAGTACTACATCTATATTGATAAAGTAGATTCAATAGCAGGTGCAAACGATAAATTAAGTATAAAGAATGAGGCTCCTTTTGCAGAAAAGGTTTCTATTATTCAAATTGATAATTAA